The following are from one region of the Gammaproteobacteria bacterium genome:
- a CDS encoding cytochrome c3 family protein, with the protein MRVNRSLVAGWSVLALTGAIVASVPSWAGIAESVHNLGTTGTGPSSNGGARNQFSGTAEICVFCHTPHGGDSSVSVPLWNRKINSSSAYTTYDQLGTSTFDAQVAPVGSVSIGCLSCHDGSIALDALLNEPGSGAVNPGFSAGNWSGADIVNSGELKPGIVQNLGIDLTNDHPIGMQYAGGGISASAPQLPQGDTTDPDFAPVLYKVRDGRFLWWVDKDWRTGGDAQRTKTDVVLYTRDASNGYAGQSQQEPFVECASCHDPHTTENPTFLRISNTDTPSGLCLTCHVK; encoded by the coding sequence ATGAGAGTAAACCGCAGCCTGGTGGCTGGATGGTCAGTGTTGGCGCTCACCGGAGCGATTGTTGCGTCGGTACCATCCTGGGCAGGTATTGCCGAATCTGTTCATAATCTGGGTACAACGGGAACGGGCCCCAGTTCGAACGGCGGTGCTCGTAATCAATTCTCCGGTACTGCGGAAATTTGTGTTTTTTGTCACACCCCTCACGGCGGTGATTCCAGTGTTTCCGTGCCTCTTTGGAATCGCAAAATTAATTCAAGCTCTGCATACACCACGTATGACCAGCTGGGCACCAGTACCTTTGACGCGCAAGTGGCACCAGTCGGCTCAGTATCTATTGGCTGTCTTTCCTGTCACGACGGTTCGATTGCGTTGGACGCATTGCTGAATGAGCCAGGCTCCGGGGCGGTTAATCCTGGATTTAGTGCGGGCAACTGGTCCGGGGCGGATATTGTGAACAGTGGTGAATTGAAGCCTGGGATTGTGCAGAACCTGGGGATTGATCTGACCAATGACCATCCCATTGGTATGCAGTATGCCGGTGGAGGTATCAGTGCCTCTGCACCGCAGTTGCCACAAGGCGATACCACTGACCCTGATTTTGCACCAGTGCTGTATAAAGTCCGCGACGGTCGATTCCTGTGGTGGGTCGACAAAGATTGGCGTACCGGCGGTGATGCGCAGCGTACCAAAACCGACGTGGTCCTTTATACCCGCGATGCCAGTAATGGCTACGCGGGGCAATCGCAACAAGAGCCTTTCGTGGAGTGTGCGAGTTGCCATGATCCGCATACCACCGAAAATCCTACGTTTCTACGAATCAGCAATACAGACACGCCCAGCGGTCTGTGTCTGACCTGTCACGTGAAATAG
- a CDS encoding peptidylprolyl isomerase, translated as MGELILLAARKYKRKYLACTTWALLCFSAVSQAVPAAEKLTTAAKKVEYFAVVGDQTILMSEFESAYQAGLRKRFYHGKVPQEQLQAFRKEVSQTLIDRALLVQEAKRVGVRPDAAAVKAQLAQYEARYSQQQHWRQNKDVILPGLTAALEEESLLQRFEERVRKVALPNDVAVREYYKKHPELFTTPEQIRLSLILLKVDPASTSDVWQAAREEAGILLKRLRGGADFAAMARIHSADASASAGGDMGYLHKGMLAGPAQQVIDQLQIGAVSEPVSLLTGIALFRLEERRQAKLNKFDDVAERARQLLVRELSDHAWQQAVKRLRDTTKVTINSAAL; from the coding sequence TTGGGTGAGCTGATTTTGTTGGCAGCACGAAAATACAAACGCAAATATTTAGCGTGTACCACTTGGGCGCTGCTGTGTTTTAGCGCAGTGTCGCAAGCAGTGCCTGCGGCTGAGAAACTGACGACCGCAGCCAAAAAAGTGGAATATTTTGCGGTCGTAGGCGATCAGACGATTTTGATGAGTGAATTTGAATCCGCTTATCAGGCAGGTTTGCGCAAACGGTTTTATCATGGCAAGGTGCCGCAGGAGCAGTTGCAGGCATTTCGCAAAGAGGTATCGCAGACGCTGATTGATCGTGCGTTGCTGGTGCAGGAGGCCAAGCGAGTTGGTGTGCGTCCTGATGCGGCGGCGGTGAAAGCTCAGTTGGCGCAGTATGAGGCCAGGTACAGTCAGCAGCAGCACTGGCGACAAAACAAAGATGTCATTTTGCCAGGTTTGACGGCAGCACTGGAAGAAGAGAGTTTGTTGCAGCGCTTCGAGGAAAGAGTGCGCAAAGTTGCGTTACCGAATGATGTCGCTGTACGTGAGTATTACAAAAAACACCCAGAATTGTTCACTACGCCTGAGCAAATTCGGTTGTCGCTGATTTTGCTTAAGGTTGATCCGGCATCAACCTCTGATGTTTGGCAGGCGGCGCGTGAAGAAGCAGGGATTTTGCTGAAGCGCCTGCGTGGTGGGGCGGATTTTGCGGCCATGGCGAGAATTCATTCTGCAGACGCATCGGCATCCGCAGGTGGCGACATGGGCTATTTGCATAAAGGCATGTTGGCCGGACCTGCTCAACAGGTGATTGATCAATTGCAAATAGGCGCAGTCTCTGAGCCAGTCAGTTTGTTAACCGGTATTGCCCTGTTTCGTCTGGAAGAGCGACGCCAGGCAAAGCTGAACAAGTTTGATGATGTGGCAGAACGGGCGCGACAATTATTGGTGCGCGAGCTGAGTGATCATGCCTGGCAACAAGCGGTAAAACGCTTGCGTGATACGACAAAAGTTACCATCAATAGCGCTGCGTTGTAG